The following are encoded together in the Alphaproteobacteria bacterium genome:
- a CDS encoding cell cycle transcriptional regulator TrcR, with protein sequence MAQLLMPKATAVWLVENTTLSFKQIAEFCGLHELEVQAIADGEVAGGMQGLDPVANGQLEKDELTRGQADPNYMLQMAKPSIPLPEARTKGARYTPVAKRSDRPDAIAWLLKNHPELSDAQISKLVGTTKNTIEAVRDRTHWNTPNIKPQSPVLLGLCGHEELEKAVHKARARLRKAAEDGAPPQDTAAEEKAET encoded by the coding sequence ATGGCGCAGCTCCTCATGCCGAAGGCGACCGCCGTTTGGCTGGTCGAAAACACCACCCTGTCGTTCAAGCAGATCGCGGAATTTTGTGGACTGCACGAGCTGGAAGTCCAGGCGATCGCCGACGGCGAGGTTGCGGGCGGTATGCAGGGCCTCGACCCTGTCGCGAACGGTCAGCTTGAGAAAGACGAGCTGACCAGGGGCCAGGCCGACCCGAACTACATGCTTCAAATGGCCAAGCCTTCGATTCCGCTGCCCGAAGCGCGGACCAAAGGTGCGCGCTACACGCCGGTCGCCAAGCGCAGCGATCGCCCCGACGCAATCGCGTGGCTCCTCAAGAATCACCCGGAGTTGTCCGACGCGCAAATATCGAAGCTTGTCGGCACCACAAAGAATACGATCGAGGCGGTACGCGACCGGACCCATTGGAATACGCCAAACATCAAGCCTCAAAGTCCCGTGCTCTTGGGATTGTGCGGTCACGAGGAGCTGGAAAAAGCCGTGCACAAGGCACGCGCACGCTTGCGCAAGGCTGCCGAGGATGGTGCACCCCCCCAAGATACTGCAGCCGAGGAAAAGGCAGAGACCTGA